A stretch of Kryptolebias marmoratus isolate JLee-2015 linkage group LG24, ASM164957v2, whole genome shotgun sequence DNA encodes these proteins:
- the nr2f6b gene encoding nuclear receptor subfamily 2 group F member 6b produces MAMVSGGWGNPNGDTNGLGEKAYLRREEEDGSPQAGSSDVDVGDEDKACVVDCVVCGDKSSGKHYGVFTCEGCKSFFKRSIRRNLSYSCRSNRECQIDQHHRNQCQYCRLKKCFRVGMRKEAVQRGRIPPSHSGISPNSLSGGIGGTGPGHLGPDFFNGQPVSELISQLLRAEPYPSSRYVTPYTQAQMQASASGASVMGIDSICELAARLLFSTIEWARNIPYFPELPVSEQVALLRLSWSELFILNAAQSALPLHMAPLLAAAGFHSSPMSAERVVSFMDQVRVFQDQVDKLNRLQVDSAEYSCLKAIALFSPDACGLTDPAHVESLQEKAQVALTEYERLQYPNQPQRFGRLLLRLPALRAVPANLISQLFFMRLVGKTPIETLIRDMQLSGSSISWPYAPGQ; encoded by the exons ATGGCCATGGTGAGCGGGGGATGGGGCAACCCCAACGGGGACACTAATGGACTGGGGGAGAAGGCTTAcctgaggagggaggaggaggacgggtcGCCCCAGGCAGGGAGCAGCGACGTGGACGTCGGGGACGAGGACAAGGCCTGCGTGGTGGACTGTGTGGTTTGTGGGGACAAGTCCAGCGGGAAGCACTATGGAGTGTTTACCTGCGAGGGCTGCAAGAGCTTCTTCAAGAGGAGCATCAGGAGGAACCTCAGCTACTCCTGCAG ATCAAACAGGGAATGCCAAATTGACCAGCATCACAGGAACCAGTGCCAATACTGTCGTCTGAAGAAGTGTTTCCGGGTCGGGATGCGCAAAGAAG cggTCCAGCGAGGTCGAATCCCTCCGTCTCACTCAGGTATCAGTCCGAACTCCCTGTCTGGAGGAATCGGGGGTACAGGTCCGGGTCACCTTGGTCCAGACTTCTTCAACGGGCAGCCGGTGTCGGAGCTCATCTCCCAGCTCCTCCGGGCCGAACCGTACCCCAGCAGTCGCTACGTCACCCCGTACACCCAGGCACAGATGCAGGCGTCAGCGAGCGGCGCCTCCGTCATGGGCATCGACAGCATCTGTGAGCTGGCCGCCCGCCTCCTCTTCAGCACCATCGAGTGGGCCAGAAACATCCCATACTTCCCAGAACTCCCGGTCTCAGAGCAG GTAGCGTTGCTGAGGCTGAGCTGGAGCGAACTTTTCATCCTGAATGCAGCTCAGTCCGCTCTGCCTCTGCACATGGCTCCTCTGCTGGCAGCCGCTGGCTTCCACTCATCTCCCATGTCAGCCGAGCGAGTCGTGTCCTTCATGGACCAGGTCAGGGTTTTCCAGGACCAGGTGGACAAGCTGAACAGGCTGCAGGTGGACTCAGCCGAGTACAGCTGCCTTAAAGCCATTGCGCTCTTTTCTCCTG ATGCATGTGGTCTGACAGACCCGGCCCACGTTGAGTCCCTGCAGGAGAAGGCCCAGGTGGCCCTGACCGAGTACGAGAGGCTGCAGTACCCCAACCAGCCTCAGCGCTTCGGCCGCTTGCTGCTGCGCCTGCCTGCCCTGCGCGCCGTGCCGGCCAACCTCATCTCCCAGCTCTTCTTCATGAGGCTGGTGGGCAAGACGCCGATCGAGACGCTGATCCGAGACATGCAACTATCAGGGAGCTCCATCAGTTGGCCCTACGCCCCGGGACAGTAA